A genomic stretch from Juglans microcarpa x Juglans regia isolate MS1-56 chromosome 3S, Jm3101_v1.0, whole genome shotgun sequence includes:
- the LOC121258098 gene encoding cyclic nucleotide-gated ion channel 1-like isoform X1, translated as MDFPRKTMYCFWWGLRNLSSFGQNLETSSYYWENCFTVLITIFGLLLFLYFIGNLQVYMQWEASNELEEIYKRSKKSKQHNKIIMSKRLETSKQYYLTYMDEEDKAANIKRTKSRSIESWISTIGLSDQLKEIIMSYVTLILMEDQNKHIDTENPFSHLPTTLRRLIKLHLCLPLLRRVPIFKNESEELLYEITCKFLKQVHYNQSSYIVREGEPLDALIFMVKGIAWTYTSNHGNKTECLKTGDLFGRHLVDWVLESPGLFDLPLSTRTLKCHTKVEAFCLMASDLKDMMSQCWWKFSNIRHIAQSDSE; from the exons ATGGATTTTCCGCGAAAGACCATGTACTGTTTCTGGTGGGGCCTGCGAAATTTGAG TTCATTTGGTCAAAACCTTGAAACAAGTTCTTATTATTGGGAAAACTGCTTCACAGTTTTAATCACGATCTTTGGCTTGCTTCTGTTTTTATACTTCATCGGAAATTTGCAG GTTTACATGCAGTGGGAGGCATCTAACGAGTTGGAGGAGATTTATAAGCGGTCGAAGAAATCTAAGCAGCATAATAAGATCATCATGTCTAAGCGGTTGGAGACATCTAAGCAGTACTACTTGACATATATGGACGAGGAGGATAAGGCCGCAAACATCAAGAGAACTAAATCACGTAGCATCGAGTCTTGGATAAGCACAATCGGACTCTCTGACCAGTTGAAAGAGATTATCATGAGCTATGTGACACTAATATTAATGGAAGATCAAAACAAACATATTGATACGGAAAACCCATTCTCTCATCTTCCCACAACACTTAGAAGATTGATTAAGCTCCATCTCTGCTTACCCCTGCTAAGGAGA GTGCCCATATTCAAAAACGAAAGTGAAGAATTGTTGTATGAGATCACCTGTAAGTTTCTCAAGCAAGTGCACTACAATCAAAGCAGCTACATTGTTCGAGAGGGAGAACCATTGGATGCACTGATCTTCATGGTGAAAGGAATTGCGTGGACCTATACAAGTAACCATGGGAATAAAACTGAGTGTCTTAAGACAGGTGACCTCTTTGGAAGACATCTTGTAGACTGGGTGCTGGAATCCCCCGGACTATTCGACCTTCCCTTATCAACAAGGACTCTCAAATGTCATACAAAAGTCGAAGCGTTTTGTCTTATGGCTAGCGACCTCAAGGATATGATGTCTCAATGCTGGTGGAAATTTAGCAATATCAGACACATCGCCCAATCTGACTCGGAATAG
- the LOC121257829 gene encoding cyclic nucleotide-gated ion channel 1-like, with protein MRSFLDFVAIGDLVARSIASGIDDRYSRSDYVINILGILPVPQVLVPIIFSEMRGSKFRHARKFLNAVVLSQYVPRLFRIYRLWKIVNQTIILPKSSPTTTHVKVRNAEGSYKNMTMIPPKGFVVMKAGFNLFLYLIASHILGAFWYFFSIERETTCWHVACKHDTGSSITHF; from the exons ATGCGATCGTTCCTGGATTTTGTTGCTATTGGGGACCTGGTTGCTCGGTCAATAGCAAGCGGTATCGATGACCGTTACTCGAGGTCAGACTACGTAATTAACATTCTCGGCATTCTTCCAGTCCCTCAG GTTCTAGTGCCAATTATATTTTCTGAAATGAGAGGTTCGAAATTCCGGCACGCAAGGAAATTCCTAAATGCAGTTGTTCTTTCGCAATATGTGCCAAGACTTTTCCGTATCTACAGATTGTGGAAAATAGTCAACCAGACTATCATCCTACCTAAGAGTAGTCCTACAACTACTCATGTTAAAGTGAGGAACGCAGAAGGCAGCTACAAGAATATGACGATGATCCCACCCAAAGGTTTTGTAGTGATGAAAGCTGGATTCAATCTCTTTCTGTATCTCATTGCCAGTCAT ATACTGggtgctttttggtacttcttcTCCATCGAACGAGAGACCACGTGCTGGCACGTGGCCTGTAAGCATGATACCGGATCAT CAATAACacatttttag